In Daucus carota subsp. sativus chromosome 4, DH1 v3.0, whole genome shotgun sequence, one DNA window encodes the following:
- the LOC108216591 gene encoding putative F-box protein At3g16210, translating into MPKKTGRGGRRNQQRNSNKPSSSSKEALPAEFLVEILIRTPVKSLVRSRCVSKSWYALIHHPSFIKLHLTFNLSRNNKTILSNSYNPVADFGLKRVISVRGINDPPETVLPIHRISPVRRDYPRKVNFPDFSQRMVLAGSINGIVCLTHFREMREQCVVLWNPAINCWKPIALPRTKSWQNVNVGLGFDNAGNDFKIICMVPLTDFEDIGWSRVDIYSASRDSWEDLDERGIIPFCPAQNYRHSIFIVKDVPYWMGFAAQPGDSGCILGRIDPSTGLYKKVEYPQHDRGTDSVHAVNWKDLVTALVTKPGEYDSQMVDLYVLDENTDEWTKMYSIGPLSFKALRTPQCFCTGEIVVETWAGGFVLTSAVTSYFCDPKTSHLSHNHEVQVLYPCWYESYCHIESLVRVKGMVQIEKEHKHKKTDPRVKDWSEWLSKDLKRLGIFNAGE; encoded by the exons ATGCCGAAGAAAACAGGAAGAGGGGGCAGAAGAAATCAACAGCGTAACAGCAACAAACCCTCTTCATCTTCCAAAGAAGCATTACCAGCAGAGTTTTTAGTAGAGATTCTCATCCGCACGCCAGTCAAATCTCTTGTAAGATCCAGGTGTGTATCCAAATCATGGTATGCTCTCATTCATCACCCTAGTTTCATTAAACTGCACCTCACTTTTAACCTCTCAAGAAATAACAAGACAATTTTGAGTAATAGTTATAACCCTGTTGCTGATTTTGGCCTTAAACGAGTTATTTCGGTACGTGGTATCAATGATCCCCCGGAAACTGTGCTCCCTATTCATAGGATCTCGCCTGTTAGACGTGATTACCCGAGGAAGGTTAACTTCCCTGATTTTTCGCAGAGAATGGTGCTTGCAGGGTCGATTAATGGTATTGTTTGTTTGACTCATTTTCGAGAAATGAGGGAGCAGTGTGTTGTTTTGTGGAACCCTGCTATTAATTGTTGGAAACCAATTGCCCTCCCGCGGACTAAGTCTTGGCAGAATGTGAATGTAGGCCTGGGTTTTGACAACGCGGGAAATGATTTTAAGATTATATGCATGGTTCCTCTTACTGACTTTGAGGATATTGGATGGTCTCGGGTTGATATTTATTCTGCCAGCCGGGATTCCTGGGAAGATCTTGACGAGAGGGGCATTATTCCTTTCTGCCCCGCTCAAAATTATCGACATAGTATTTTTATTGTCAAAGATGTTCCATATTGGATGGGGTTTGCTGCACAGCCAGGAGATTCAGGTTGTATTTTGGGAAGAATTGATCCATCTACGGGTTTGTATAAGAAGGTTGAGTATCCCCAACATGACAGGGGTACTGATTCAGTGCATGCTGTAAACTGGAAGGATTTAGTTACTGCTTTAGTCACAAAACCTGGCGAGTATGACAGCCAGATGGTTGATTTGTATGTGCTGGATGAGAACACTGATGAATGGACAAAGATGTATAGTATTGGACCACTCAGTTTCAAAGCACTGCGGACACCTCAGTGCTTTTGCACAGGTGAGATTGTAGTGGAGACGTGGGCAGGGGGTTTTGTGCTTACTTCTGCTGTGACTTCATATTTCTGTGACCCTAAAACTAGTCATTTGTCTCATAACCATGAAGTTCAAGTCTTATATCCATGTTGGTATGAGTCCTACTGTCACATAGAGAGCCTAGTACGTGTTAAGGGTATGGTACAGATTGAGAAGGAGCACAAACACAAGAAGACTGACCCTAGGGTGAAAGACTG GAGTGAATGGTTGTCTAAAGACTTGAAACGGCTTGGCATCTTTAATGCAGGGGAGTGA
- the LOC108218377 gene encoding proteasome activator subunit 4, whose product MHLYNAWLPPPIAEETKKEPESFRRVVKSVQQSYRPDDPESVYSTIKWIPVIDLFVKAKSEVSLDDVVELVEFGLQLFHQSQDKLFAQVRWGALLVQLLNKFRKKLSLKIQWRPLYDSLLHTHFTRNTGPEGWRIRQRHFETVTSLVRSCRRFFPPGSANEIWSEFIHLLENPWHNSAFEGSGFVRLFLPTNSDNQDFYSHEWMQICLHHWDMIPNCQFWNSQWAAVTARVIKNYNFIDWQGFLPTLYSKYLNMFEVPVANGHGSYPFSVDVPRNTRFLFSNRTVTPSKAIAKSIVYLLKSGGAAQEHFEKLVNLLEQFYHPSNGGRWTYSLERFLFHLVASFQKRLQKEQKKSNDGSQGQVVLGQSERASFVSTVLKLINRGQYSKNEHLAETVAAATSILSYVEPTLVLPFLASRFHMALETTTATHQLKTAVTSVAFAGRSLLLSPLSDSSMKKEDIGGSDVYSDILMISLSNALLGMDANDPPKTLATMQLLGSIFSNIALLEDQMDEPSFMQTVSFSEWLDEFFCRLFSLLQHLEPSSVLNEGAHSPATSGTFLVEDGPYYFAMLQILLGRLSKTLFTQALKKISKFLKTNILPGAIAEIGLLCCACVHSNPEEAVVYLVEPILSSVISSLNGTPVTGFGGRGNFDSAVSSKGKATLSPALETSIDYQMKVLSVAISYGGPALLQYSNQFKDAIVAAFESPSWKVNGAGDNVLRSLLGSLVLYYPVYQYQSGSRHPLSGGLEKWTSTKDFEMESSVGPTWHISNSAEVQFANELLNLHLDSALDDLLKICQTKVHSDTGTEKEHLKVTLLRIDSSLQGVTSCLPDFKPSCVNGMVEDQGNTSFLIAGAAGSKVGSIELREKAATIIHAACKHLLEDKSDDSILLLLVIRIMDALGNYGSSEYDEWANHRQTWKHESASIIEPPINFIVSSHSEGKKRPRWALIDKAYMHCTWRSSQSNYHLFRTSGNISASEHVVLLMNDLLNLCLHSYETVRLHAGKALLKMIKRWPNKISNCVLTLTVNLRNPKAPECAVLGSCAVLGTQTILKRLTTDPKAFSSFLLGILSSSHHESMKAQKAITELFVKYNIYFAGVSKRIYSNSGNSSDGKDFTTLVSEIGSMSFESSNLHWRYNLMANRVLLLLAMSSRNDPNSSSKFLNETAGHFLKNLKNELPQTRILAISALNTLLKDSPYKLSAVEQSSGNMQISTKSSLEGALSHIFQEEGFFTETLNSLSHVHIIDTDSSTSTSHSNSSMQSLADKSITRFYFDFSSSWPRTPSWISLLGSDTFYPNFARIFKRLSQECGIPILLELRGVLDVFVNSNERSKQCVAAEVLAGLLHSDVNGLSEAWEDWMMVQLQSIILAPSVESIPEWAACIRYAVSGKGKYGTKVPLLRERIMNCLINPLPQTASTTVVAKRYTFISAALIEISPPRMPAAERQLQFTLLGELLGNMNHTSAQVRESIGITLSVLCSNLRLHANFTNSNLQEDGNLNAGSWDKFLVKRASELVANIQHALQADNMEIADGNGHANGFPNGGAQDDMKWMETVFHFVIASLKSGRSSYLLDVIVGLLYPVISLQETSNKDLSTLAKAAFELLKWRLLCDSHLQKAVSIILLSANDTNWRTRSATLTFLRSFMYRHTYVLSSVEKQQIWKIVEALLSDAQVEVREHAAAVLAGLMKSEDGELAEDFRTRAYTEAKVLLKRRKQRGSRSGPSIASTHGPVLALAASVLSVPYDMPSWLPDHVTLLAQFVGEPSPIKSTVTKAVAEFRRTHADTWTVQKDSFTEEQLEVLADTSSSSSYFA is encoded by the exons ATGCATCTCTACAACGCCTGGCTGCCTCCCCCAATCGCTGAGGAGACTAAGAAGGAGCCTGAATCGTTCAGGCGCGTTGTTAAGTCTGTTCAACAATCTTATCGCCCTGATGATCCTGAATCTGTTTATTCTACTATTAAGTGGATCCCTGTTATTGACCT CTTTGTCAAGGCGAAAAGTGAAGTATCTTTGGATGACGTCGTAGAACTTGTCGAATTCGGGCTGCAATTGTTCCACCAATCGCAGGACAAGCTGTTTGCGCAG GTTAGATGGGGAGCTTTACTTGTTCAGTTATTGAATAAATTCCGCAAGAAATTGTCGTTGAAAATCCAGTGGCGCCCTTTATATGATTCTTTGCTTCATACACACTTCACAAG GAATACAGGCCCAGAAGGATGGAGGATAAGGCAGCGCCATTTTGAGACCGTCACTTCTCTTGTCCGCTCCTGCCGGAGGTTCTTCCCACCAGGTTCTGCGAATGAAATATGGTCCGAGTTCAT ACATCTACTGGAAAACCCATGGCATAATTCAGCTTTTGAAGGTTCTGGGTTCGTGAGACTTTTTCTTCCAACAAACTCAGATAATCAGGACTTCTATTCCCA TGAGTGGATGCAAATATGTTTGCATCACTGGGATATGATTCCGAATTGCCAATTCTGGAACAGTCAATGGGCGGCTGTTACAGCCCGAGTCATAAAAAACTATAACTTCATTGACTGGCAAGGCTTCTTGCCTACACTATACAGCAAATATCTGAACATGTTTGAG GTGCCAGTTGCGAATGGCCACGGATCATATCCTTTCTCAGTTGATGTTCCTAGAAATACGAGGTTTTTGTTTTCTAACAGAACTGTCACTCCATCAAAGGCCATTGCAAAATCGATT GTTTATTTACTAAAATCTGGTGGAGCAGCACAAGAGCACTTTGAGAAATTGGTCAACCTCTTAGAACA ATTTTACCATCCCTCTAATGGCGGTCGTTGGACTTACTCACTAGAGAGGTTTTTGTTCCACTTAGTAGCTTCCTTTCAAAAACGCTTGCAAAAAGAGCAAAA GAAGTCAAATGATGGCAGTCAAGGTCAAGTAGTTCTGGGACAATCAGAGAGGGCTTCCTTTGTCAGTACTGTATTGAAGTTAATCAATCGTGGCCAATATAGCAAAAATGAGCATCTTGCAGAAACTGTTGCTGCCGCAACATCTATTCTGTCTTATGTAGAGCCCACTCTGGTCCTACCATTTTTAGCATCTCGCTTTCATATGGCTCTTGAAACG ACAACAGCAACTCATCAATTGAAGACTGCTGTGACATCAGTTGCATTTGCTGGGCGTTCGTTGTTGCTCTCACCATTATCAGATTCATCAATGAAAAAAGAAGATATTGGCGGCTCTGATGTCTACAGTGATATTTTGATGATCTCATTATCCAATGCATTGCTTGGTATGGATGCCAATGATCCTCCTAAAACCCTGGCTACTATGCAACTGCTTGGTTCCATCTTTTCCAAT ATTGCACTGCTGGAAGATCAAATGGATGAACCCTCATTCATGCAAACAGTCAGCTTTTCTGAGTGGCTTGATGAATTCTTTTGTCGTCTGTTTTCCTTACTTCAACACTTAGAACCTAGTAGTGTATT GAATGAAGGTGCCCATTCTCCTGCAACCTCAGGAACTTTTCTGGTTGAGGATGGTCCTTACTATTTTGCCATGCTACAAATTTTGCTTGGAAGGCTTTCAAAAACACTGTTTACCCAG GCTCTTAAAAAGATATCAAAGTTTCTTAAGACAAATATTCTTCCTGGAGCAATCGCGGAGATCGGGCTGCTTTGTTGTGCATGCGTTCACTCAAATCCAGAAGAAGCAGTTGTTTACCTTGTTGAACCAATTTTGTCTTCTGTTATATCGTCTTTAAATGGTACACCCGTTACAGGCTTTGGGGGAAGAGGAAATTTTGATTCTGCAGTTTCTAGCAAG GGAAAAGCAACACTCTCACCAGCTCTTGAAACATCAATTGACTATCAGATGAAAGTATTGTCAGTCGCTATCAGTTATGGAGGTCCTGCACTTCTACAATACTCCAACCAATTTAAAGACGCAATTGTTGCGGCTTTTGAGTCCCCATCTTGGAAG GTAAATGGAGCTGGAGATAACGTCCTCCGATCTCTTCTTGGAAGCTTGGTTCTTTACTATCCTGTTTATCAGTATCA GTCTGGTTCACGGCATCCTTTATCTGGCGGTTTAGAGAAATGGACAAGTACTAAAGATTTTGAAATGGAGTCATCAGTGGGTCCAACTTGGCACATTTCAAATTCAGCAGAAGTTCAGTTTGCAAATGAACTCCTTAACCTGCACTTGGATTCAGCGTTGGATGATCTCCTAAAAATCTGCCAAACAAAGGTTCATTCAGATACAG GAACTGAGAAAGAGCACTTGAAAGTGACTCTATTGCGCATAGATTCTTCATTACAAGGTGTCACATCTTGCTTGCCTGATTTCAAACCATCTTGTGTAAATGGGATGGTTGAAGATCAAGGCAATACTTCTTTTCTTATTGCCGGAGCAGCAGGTTCAAAAGTTGGAAGCATTGAGTTGCGAGAAAAAGCTGCTACTATTATCCATGCGGCCTGCAA GCACTTGTTAGAAGACAAGTCTGATGATAGCATTCTGTTGCTACTTGTCATCCGTATCATGGATGCTTTGGGAAACTATG GAAGCTCAGAATATGATGAATGGGCAAACCACAGACAGACTTGGAAACATGAATCTGCTTCCATAATAGAACCTCCAATTAATTTCATTGTTTCTTCTCATTCTGAAGGGAAAAAGAG ACCGAGGTGGGCACTTATTGACAAAGCATACATGCATTGTACTTGGAGATCATCGCAATCAAACTATCACTTGTTTAGAACAAGTGGGAATATATCTGCATCGGAACATGTTGTACTTTTAATGAATGATCTTCTCAACCTCTGCTTACATAGCTATGAAACTGTTCGCCT ACATGCTGGGAAAGCGCTCTTGAAAATGATTAAACGTTGGcctaataaaatttcaaactgtGTCTTAACGCTTACTGTGAACTTGCGGAACCCCAAGGCACCAGAATGTGCTGTCTTAGGTTCTTGTGCAGTCCTTGGCACACAAACCATTCTGAAGCGTCTAACAACG GATCCAAAGGCATTTTCTTCGTTTCTTCTTGGAATTCTTTCAAG TTCTCATCATGAATCAATGAAAGCTCAGAAAGCAATCACTGAG TTGTTTGTCAAATACAACATCTATTTTGCTGGAGTCTCTAAAAGGATCTACAGTAATTCTGGCAACAGTTCAGATGGAAAAGATTTCACAACTCTGGTATCTGAGATTGGTTCTATGAGTTTTGAATCGTCAAATCTGCACTGGcg GTACAATTTGATGGCTAACAGAGTGCTTTTATTATTGGCCATGTCTTCTAGAAACGATCCAAATTCATCTtcaaaatttttgaatgaaacagCTG gtcattttttgaaaaatttgaaaaatgaacTTCCTCAGACAAGAATTCTTGCAATCTCTGCTCTAAATACACTTCTTAAAGATTCACCCTATAAGTTATCAGCAGTGGAACAGTCTTCTGGGAATATGCAAATAAGTACCAAGTCATCTCTTGAAGGGGCTTTAAGTCATATCTTCCAGGAAGAGGGATTTTTTACTGAGACTTTAAATAGCCTTTCACATGTTCATATCATCGATACAGATAGCTCAACTTCCACAAGTCATAGTAACTCCTCTATGCAGAGTTTAGCGGATAAATCGATCACccgtttttattttgatttttcatctTCATGGCCTCGCACTCCTAGTTGGATATCTTTGCTGGGAAGTGATACATTTTACCCAAATTTTGCTCGAATTTTTAAGCGGCTAAGTCAAGAATGTGGTATACCTATTCTCCTAGAGCTTAGAGGTGTACTAGATGTATTTGTAAATTCCAATGAGAGATCTAAGCAGTGCGTTGCTGCTGAGGTTTTGGCCGGGTTGTTACATTCTGATGTTAATGGTCTGTCAGAAGCATGGGAAGATTGGATGATGGTCCAGCTGCAGAGTATAATACTTGCACCATCGGTGGAATCTATTCCAGAGTGGGCAGCTTGCATAAGGTATGCTGTTTCCGGGAAAGGGAAGTATGGAACAAAGGTTCCTCTTCTTAGAGAAAGAATCATGAACTGTTTGATCAATCCATTACCTCAAACAGCATCCACAACTGTAGTTGCCAAACGTTATACTTTCATTTCAGCTGCCCTCATAGAGATATCCCCTCCTAGAATGCCAGCAGCTGAAAGACAGCTTCAATTCACACTTCTGGGAGAGCTGTTGGGTAATATGAACCATACATCTGCCCAA GTGAGGGAATCAATTGGGATCACTCTATCtgtgctgtgctcaaatctacGCCTTCATGCCAACTTTACTAACAGTAACTTGCAAGAGGATGGAAATCTTAATGCAGGAagttgggacaaatttttagtGAAAAGGGCATCTGAACTTGTAGCTAATATACAGCATGCGTTACAGGCTGACAATATGGAGATAGCAGATGGCAACGGCCATGCAAATGGTTTCCCAAATGGGGGTGCTCAGGATGATATGAAATGGATGGAAACG GTATTCCATTTCGTGATTGCTTCATTAAAGTCCGGAAGATCTTCGTATCTGTTGGATGTTATTGTGGGTCTTCTTTACCCTGTTATATCCTTGCAG GAAACCTCAAATAAAGATTTGTCAACACTGGCCAAGGCAGCGTTTGAATTACTTAAGTGGAGGCTTCTCTGTGACTCTCATCTCCAAAAAGCTGTATCTATTATTCTTTTATCAGCCAATGATACTAACTGGCGAACGAGATCTGCAACTTTGACATTTCTGCGCAGTTTTATGTATAG GCACACTTATGTCCTGTCTTCTGTGGAGAAGCAACAAATTTGGAAAATTGTTGAGGCGCTACTATCAGATGCTCAAGTGGAG GTAAGAGAGCATGCTGCTGCAGTTTTAGCAGGCCTGATGAA
- the LOC108217751 gene encoding uncharacterized protein LOC108217751, with amino-acid sequence MADHKNAHHIVEIPVDEEHQQKILSAMATISAIQNHPLMEISNSPGHLLLLKLWQREEDLFGRKIAKKESRLDSIRSEIFQLCCFFFLFHGLFLTILSASVAYTNNVNDHALVCRKWWVPSMISVSTSLALVLFVQVKLCRHWKVWKQLQGERGDHRSLTRCVQELRMKGASFDLSKEPMSAKRMKSSSVEIKWKPLTWCSQSLTSICLVCLTGLLLPASRVILCV; translated from the coding sequence ATGGCGGACCACAAAAATGCACACCACATAGTCGAAATCCCCGTCGACGAAGAGCACCAACAGAAAATTCTCTCTGCCATGGCCACAATCTCCGCGATACAAAACCACCCTTTAATGGAAATCTCCAATAGCCCCGGCCATCTCTTACTTCTCAAGCTATGGCAAAGAGAAGAAGATTTGTTCGGGCGCAAAATTGCTAAAAAAGAGTCGAGGCTCGACTCGATCCGATCCGAAATATTCCAATTATGCTGTTTCTTCTTTTTATTCCACGGATTATTTTTGACAATTTTATCTGCATCCGTTGCATATACTAACAATGTGAATGATCACGCCCTTGTTTGTCGTAAATGGTGGGTGCCATCTATGATATCAGTGTCTACTTCACTTGCTTTGGTTTTGTTTGTTCAGGTGAAACTGTGCAGGCACTGGAAAGTGTGGAAGCAGCTGCAGGGAGAGCGAGGCGATCATCGCAGCCTGACGAGGTGTGTTCAGGAGCTGAGGATGAAAGGGGCGAGTTTTGATTTGTCCAAAGAGCCTATGAGTGCAAAGAGGATGAAGAGTTCGAGTGTGGAGATCAAGTGGAAGCCATTGACATGGTGTTCACAGAGTTTGACAAGTATATGTCTAGTCTGCTTGACTGGCTTGCTGCTTCCGGCCTCCAGAGTTATTCTCTGCGTTTAA
- the LOC108215933 gene encoding THO complex subunit 3: MEQSIPFKSLHIREFQGHKKKVHSVAWNCIGTKLASGSVDQTARIWHIEPHGHGKVKDIELKGHTDSVDQLCWDPKHSDLIATASGDKTVRLWDARSGKCSQLAELSGENINITYKPDGTHVAVGNRDDELTILDVRKFKPLHKRKFNYEVNEIAWNMTGDMFFLTTGNGTVEVLDYPSLRAVDTLMAHTAGCYCIAIDPLGRYFAVGSADSLVSLWDISEMLCVRTFTKLEWPVRTISFNHTGEYIALASEDLFIDISVVSSGRSVHQIPCRAAMNSVEWNPKHNLLAYAGDDKNKYQADEGVFRIYGFEGA; encoded by the exons ATGGAGCAGTCGATTCCCTTCAAGAGCCTCCATATTCGTGAGTTCCAAGGTCACAAGAAAAAG GTACATTCTGTAGCTTGGAATTGCATCGGAACAAAACTCGCCTCCGGTTCTGTTGATCAAACTGCTCGCATTTGGCACATTGAACCACACGGACAT GGTAAGGTTAAGGATATTGAGCTTAAGGGGCATACTGATAGTGTGGATCAGTTGTGCTGGGACCCCAAGCACTCGGACTTGATTGCTACTGCTTCCGGTGACAAGACTGTTCGATTGTGGGATGCTCGTA GTGGAAAATGCTCACAGCTAGCAGAACTTAGTGGAGAGAATATCAATATCACCTATAAACCAGATGGGACACACGTGGCTGTTGGAAATAGG GATGACGAATTAACAATACTGGATGTCCGGAAATTCAAACCCCTTCACAAGCGCAAGTTTAACTATGAG GTAAATGAGATCGCATGGAATATGACCGGAGATATGTTCTTTTTGACAACTGGAAATG GCACTGTGGAGGTTCTAGATTATCCATCTCTGCGAGCAGTTGACACTCTAATGGCTCACACAGCTGGTTGTTATTGCATTGCAATTGATCCCTTAGGAAG GTACTTTGCTGTTGGAAGTGCTGACTCATTAGTTAGTCTTTGGGATATCTCGGAGATGCTTTGTGTGCGTACATTTACAAAACTTGA ATGGCCAGTCAGGACAATAAGTTTCAATCACACAGGAGAATATATTGCTTTGGCGAGTGAAGATTTGTTCATTGACATA TCAGTTGTTAGTAGTGGAAGATCGGTTCACCAGATTCCATGTCGAGCGGCCATGAACAGTGTGGAATGGAATCCTAAGCACAATTTGTTGGCGTATGCTGGAGATGACAAAAACAAATATCAGGCTGATGAAG GTGTATTTCGCATATACGGCTTTGAAGGTGCATAa